A genomic segment from Streptomyces sp. NBC_00459 encodes:
- a CDS encoding lysoplasmalogenase, translating to MRPARVLLAAFALTAAVDLIALAAGSDTGHALAKPLLMPLLAAHAHFHGAPRLLPAALLLGWAGDVLLLSDADPAFLAGMASFAAGHVCYLALFRRYGNEDRAPNGLPRARPARIMLAGAYALALAGTLAVLWPGLPAELRVPVAGYSLLLTAMAYRATALGFLAGVGGALFLVSDTLIATGVADLPRLPRPDFWIMLTYLAAQWLLTKGVLAAARTATRPPVTSSGSAPAAR from the coding sequence GTGAGGCCCGCCCGGGTTCTCCTCGCCGCCTTCGCCCTCACCGCGGCCGTCGACCTGATCGCCCTCGCGGCCGGCTCCGACACCGGGCACGCCCTCGCCAAACCCCTTCTGATGCCCCTCCTCGCCGCCCACGCCCACTTCCACGGCGCCCCTCGTCTTCTCCCTGCCGCCCTCCTCCTCGGCTGGGCCGGCGACGTCCTGCTCCTCTCCGACGCCGACCCGGCGTTCCTGGCGGGCATGGCCTCCTTCGCGGCCGGTCACGTCTGCTACCTCGCCCTCTTCAGGAGGTACGGCAACGAGGACCGCGCCCCGAACGGCCTTCCGCGCGCGCGTCCCGCACGCATCATGCTCGCGGGGGCCTACGCCCTGGCCCTGGCCGGCACTCTTGCCGTCCTCTGGCCCGGCCTCCCCGCCGAACTCCGCGTCCCCGTCGCCGGTTACAGCCTTCTGCTGACCGCGATGGCCTACCGGGCCACCGCACTCGGGTTCCTCGCCGGCGTGGGCGGCGCGCTCTTCCTGGTCTCCGACACCCTCATCGCGACCGGTGTCGCGGACCTGCCCCGGCTGCCCCGGCCCGACTTCTGGATCATGCTCACCTACCTCGCGGCCCAGTGGCTCCTGACCAAAGGCGTACTCGCGGCGGCGAGAACCGCGACGCGCCCACCCGTCACGTCCAGCGGATCGGCACCGGCAGCGCGGTGA
- a CDS encoding sterol desaturase family protein has product MPNLPDVVAWSIPAFVLLTVIEMISVRIHPEEDAVGYEAKDAATSVGMGLGSLAFDFLWKIPIVAVYTAVHELTPLRVPVLWWTVPLMLLAQDFFYYWSHRGHHVVRILWACHVVHHSSRSFNLTTALRQPWTTLTVWPFYVPLIALGVHPAALAFCSSANLVYQFWIHTERIDRMPRWFEYVLNTPSHHRVHHASQGGYLDRNFGGILIVWDRLFGSFVAETERPVYGLTKNINTFNPVKVATHEYVAIVKDIKAADSWRERAGRVFRGPGWQPAHLCQEQPAEESVVAS; this is encoded by the coding sequence ATGCCCAACCTTCCCGACGTCGTGGCCTGGTCGATACCCGCCTTCGTGCTGCTCACCGTCATCGAGATGATCAGTGTCCGGATCCACCCCGAAGAGGACGCCGTCGGGTACGAGGCCAAGGACGCCGCGACCAGTGTCGGTATGGGACTCGGCAGCCTGGCCTTCGACTTCCTCTGGAAGATCCCGATCGTCGCCGTCTACACGGCGGTCCACGAACTCACCCCGCTGCGCGTCCCCGTCCTGTGGTGGACCGTCCCGCTGATGCTGCTGGCGCAGGACTTCTTCTACTACTGGTCCCACCGGGGCCACCACGTCGTCCGCATCCTCTGGGCCTGCCATGTCGTCCACCACTCCAGCCGCAGCTTCAACCTGACGACAGCCCTGCGCCAGCCCTGGACCACGCTCACCGTCTGGCCGTTCTACGTCCCCCTCATCGCCCTCGGTGTGCACCCGGCCGCGCTCGCCTTCTGCTCCTCCGCGAACCTCGTGTACCAGTTCTGGATCCACACCGAGCGGATCGACCGCATGCCCCGGTGGTTCGAGTACGTCCTCAACACGCCGTCCCACCACCGCGTCCACCACGCCTCCCAAGGCGGCTACCTGGACCGCAACTTCGGCGGCATCCTCATCGTCTGGGACCGGCTCTTCGGCTCGTTCGTCGCCGAGACCGAACGGCCCGTCTACGGGTTGACGAAGAACATCAACACGTTCAACCCGGTCAAGGTCGCCACCCATGAGTACGTCGCGATCGTCAAGGACATCAAGGCGGCCGACAGTTGGCGTGAGCGCGCCGGGCGGGTGTTCCGGGGGCCCGGCTGGCAGCCCGCGCACCTGTGCCAGGAGCAGCCGGCCGAAGAGAGCGTCGTCGCCTCGTGA
- a CDS encoding DEDDh family exonuclease, producing MLEDLTPTPSPAPWPAAYPQGYAVVDVETTGLSRDDRIISAAVYRLDARGEVEDHWYTTVNPERDPGPVWIHGLTSDALEGSPLFVDIAEEFASRLADRVLVAHNAVFDWSMIAREYARAEREAPVRQRLCTIALSKELGLPLPNHKLETLAAHYGVVQQRAHHALDDARVLAETFRPSLHAAARGGVRLPLLECRALTEWSAPATGATRPQIGRQASGGYGGSGGYQPTSWRPSRKRPACPYPNPGRYEDGKPLRQGMRVAFSGDTSVERDLLEDRAVEAGLHVATSLSRLTSLLVTNDPDSMTSKVVKARQFGTPVVDEAAFGQLLRDVEPAAGG from the coding sequence ATGCTCGAAGACCTGACGCCCACGCCGTCCCCCGCCCCATGGCCGGCCGCATATCCCCAGGGATACGCGGTCGTTGACGTCGAGACGACCGGTCTGTCCCGGGACGACCGGATAATCTCCGCAGCCGTCTACCGGCTCGACGCGCGCGGTGAGGTCGAGGACCACTGGTACACCACGGTCAACCCGGAGCGCGATCCGGGACCGGTGTGGATCCACGGGCTGACGAGCGACGCCCTGGAGGGGTCCCCGCTTTTCGTGGACATCGCCGAGGAGTTCGCGTCCCGGCTCGCCGACCGCGTGCTCGTCGCGCACAACGCCGTCTTCGACTGGTCGATGATCGCCCGGGAGTACGCGCGCGCGGAACGCGAGGCGCCGGTGCGGCAGCGGCTGTGCACCATCGCACTGTCCAAGGAGCTGGGACTGCCGCTGCCCAACCACAAACTGGAGACGCTGGCCGCGCACTACGGGGTCGTCCAGCAGCGGGCCCACCACGCGCTGGACGACGCGCGCGTGCTCGCCGAGACGTTCCGGCCCAGTCTGCACGCGGCGGCCCGGGGCGGCGTAAGGCTGCCGCTGCTGGAGTGCCGGGCGCTGACGGAGTGGTCGGCGCCGGCGACCGGCGCCACCCGGCCGCAGATCGGACGGCAGGCCTCCGGTGGTTACGGGGGCTCCGGCGGCTACCAGCCGACCAGTTGGCGGCCGTCCCGCAAGCGGCCCGCGTGTCCGTACCCCAACCCGGGGCGGTACGAGGACGGCAAGCCGCTCAGGCAGGGCATGCGGGTGGCGTTCTCCGGGGACACCTCGGTCGAGCGCGACCTGCTGGAGGACCGGGCCGTCGAGGCGGGGCTCCATGTCGCGACGAGCCTGTCCCGGCTGACCAGCCTGCTCGTCACCAACGACCCCGACTCCATGACCTCGAAGGTGGTCAAGGCCCGGCAGTTCGGCACTCCGGTCGTCGACGAGGCGGCCTTCGGGCAGCTGCTGCGGGACGTGGAGCCCGCGGCAGGCGGGTGA
- a CDS encoding SURF1 family cytochrome oxidase biogenesis protein has protein sequence MYRFLLSRQWVILTLVALLLIPTMIRLGIWQMHRYEERTARNQLVADALSAQPVPVEKLTSPGHTVTTDERYHTVSAKGRFDTDDEVVVRRRTNSDDEVGYHVLTPFVLDDGRILLVNRGWIPSDGPSQTAFPTIPAPPKGEITVTGRLMPAETTAASGIKDLKGLPDRQVMLINSEQEARRLGAEVLGGYIVLTTPEPKGDTPELLGRPGNENAALNYAYAIQWWLFAAGVPLGWVILVRRERRDRVEAEAAALEAQKSPDTEPAGV, from the coding sequence GTGTACCGCTTCCTCTTGTCCCGGCAGTGGGTGATCCTCACGCTGGTCGCCCTCCTCCTCATCCCCACGATGATCAGGCTGGGCATCTGGCAGATGCACCGCTACGAAGAGCGCACCGCCCGCAACCAGCTGGTCGCCGACGCGCTCTCCGCCCAGCCGGTGCCCGTGGAGAAGCTGACCTCCCCCGGACACACCGTCACCACCGACGAGCGGTACCACACCGTCAGCGCGAAGGGTCGCTTCGACACCGACGACGAGGTCGTCGTCCGCCGCCGCACCAACTCCGACGACGAGGTCGGCTACCACGTCCTGACCCCCTTCGTCCTCGACGACGGCAGGATCCTGCTGGTCAACCGGGGCTGGATCCCCTCCGACGGTCCGAGCCAGACCGCGTTCCCCACGATCCCGGCGCCCCCGAAGGGCGAGATCACCGTCACCGGGCGGCTGATGCCCGCCGAGACGACCGCGGCGAGCGGCATCAAGGACCTCAAGGGGCTGCCGGACCGGCAGGTCATGCTGATCAACAGCGAGCAGGAGGCCCGGCGGCTGGGCGCCGAGGTGCTCGGCGGCTACATCGTGCTGACGACGCCCGAACCGAAGGGCGACACCCCTGAGCTGCTCGGCAGGCCGGGCAATGAGAACGCCGCGCTGAACTACGCCTACGCCATCCAGTGGTGGCTGTTCGCCGCGGGCGTCCCGCTGGGCTGGGTGATCCTCGTGCGCCGGGAACGCCGGGACCGTGTGGAGGCCGAGGCGGCGGCGCTGGAGGCGCAGAAGTCGCCGGACACCGAGCCCGCCGGCGTGTGA
- a CDS encoding glycoside hydrolase family 15 protein, with the protein MPGPHSGNPHVVHPHQNHRIPRIEDYALIGDHQTAALVGMNGSVDWLCLPRFDSAACFAALLGDERNGHWRIAPEGADRCTRRGYRPGTLVLDTEWETDEGAVRVTDLMPQRHRAPDLVRIIEGVRGEVTVRSTLRLRFDYGAIVPWMRRVNGHRVAVAGPDSVWLRTDEGVRTWGRDFTTHSEFTVAEGERVAFVLTWHPSHEAHPPFVDPYEALDTAVEDWEAWSARCTYAGPHRDAVVRSLITLKSLTYAPTGGIVAAPTTSLPEELGGVRNWDYRYCWLRDSTLTLNALLSAGYHEEAESWRDWLLRAVAGDPADLQIMYGLAGERRLPEFELDWLPGFGGSAPVRIGNAAVRQLQLDVYGEVIDSLALARRSGLPSKPHMWRVQVALMEFLRTAWRQPDEGLWEVRGPRRHFVHSKVMAWVAADRAVRQLELNPKLNGGDLEGWRAMRDEVHREVCERGYDPERNTFTQFYGSRELDAAVLLLPRVGFLPPDDPRIVGTVDAVRDKLGHGGFVRRYSTDGPVVDGLPGDEGVFLACSFWLADALHMIGRTNEARALFERLVGLTNDVGLLAEEYDPVADRQLGNFPQAFSHIGLVNTALALYGEERAG; encoded by the coding sequence ATGCCGGGGCCCCACAGCGGGAACCCGCACGTCGTGCACCCCCATCAGAATCACCGCATCCCCCGTATCGAGGACTACGCCCTCATCGGGGACCACCAGACCGCCGCGCTCGTCGGCATGAACGGTTCCGTCGACTGGCTCTGCCTGCCCCGCTTCGACTCGGCCGCCTGTTTCGCCGCGCTCCTCGGCGACGAGCGCAACGGGCACTGGCGGATCGCCCCCGAGGGCGCCGATCGCTGCACCCGGCGGGGCTACCGGCCCGGAACCCTCGTCCTCGACACCGAATGGGAGACGGACGAGGGCGCGGTACGCGTCACCGACCTGATGCCACAGCGCCACCGGGCTCCCGATCTCGTACGGATCATCGAGGGCGTACGCGGCGAGGTGACCGTCCGCAGCACGCTGCGGCTGCGGTTCGACTACGGGGCGATCGTGCCGTGGATGCGCCGGGTGAACGGGCACCGGGTGGCCGTCGCGGGGCCGGACTCGGTGTGGCTGCGCACCGACGAAGGGGTGCGCACCTGGGGCCGGGACTTCACCACGCACTCGGAGTTCACCGTCGCCGAGGGCGAACGGGTCGCGTTCGTACTGACCTGGCATCCCTCGCACGAGGCGCATCCGCCGTTCGTCGACCCGTACGAGGCGCTGGACACGGCCGTCGAGGATTGGGAGGCGTGGTCGGCCCGTTGTACGTACGCCGGGCCGCACCGGGACGCCGTCGTGCGCTCGCTGATCACGCTGAAGTCGCTGACGTACGCGCCGACCGGCGGCATCGTGGCCGCCCCCACCACCTCCCTCCCCGAGGAACTGGGCGGCGTACGCAACTGGGACTACCGCTACTGCTGGCTGCGCGACTCCACGCTCACCCTGAACGCGCTGCTGTCGGCGGGCTACCACGAGGAGGCCGAGAGCTGGCGTGACTGGCTGCTGCGGGCGGTCGCGGGCGACCCGGCGGACCTCCAGATCATGTACGGGCTCGCCGGTGAGCGCCGACTGCCCGAGTTCGAGCTGGACTGGCTGCCCGGCTTCGGCGGCTCCGCCCCGGTGCGGATCGGCAACGCGGCCGTACGGCAGCTCCAGCTCGACGTGTACGGCGAGGTGATCGACTCGCTGGCGCTGGCCCGGCGTTCGGGGCTGCCGTCCAAGCCGCACATGTGGCGGGTACAGGTGGCGCTGATGGAGTTCCTTCGGACGGCGTGGCGGCAACCGGACGAGGGGCTGTGGGAGGTGCGCGGCCCGCGCCGGCACTTCGTGCACTCGAAGGTGATGGCCTGGGTGGCGGCGGACCGCGCGGTGCGTCAGCTCGAACTCAACCCGAAGCTCAACGGCGGCGACCTCGAAGGCTGGCGGGCGATGCGCGACGAGGTGCACCGGGAGGTGTGCGAACGCGGCTACGACCCGGAACGGAACACGTTCACGCAGTTCTACGGCTCCCGCGAACTCGACGCCGCCGTGCTGCTGTTGCCCCGCGTCGGCTTCCTGCCCCCGGACGACCCGAGGATCGTCGGCACCGTCGACGCCGTCAGGGACAAGCTGGGGCACGGCGGATTCGTACGCCGCTACAGCACGGACGGTCCGGTGGTCGACGGACTGCCCGGTGACGAGGGCGTGTTCCTGGCCTGCTCGTTCTGGCTGGCGGACGCCCTGCACATGATCGGCCGCACGAACGAGGCACGCGCGCTCTTCGAACGCCTGGTCGGTCTCACCAACGACGTGGGACTGCTGGCGGAGGAGTACGACCCGGTCGCCGACCGCCAGCTCGGCAACTTCCCCCAGGCGTTCAGCCACATCGGCCTCGTCAACACAGCCCTCGCCCTGTACGGCGAGGAGCGGGCAGGATAG
- a CDS encoding SDR family oxidoreductase — protein sequence MDLGLKDRVYVVTGATRGLGNAAARELVADGAKVVITGRDEKTVAEAAAELGPGAVGVAADNSDPEVAQRLVAAAREHFGRFNGILISVGGPAPGFVADNTDEQWQAAFDSVFLGAVRLARTAVAELEAGGVVGFVLSGSVHEPIPGLTISNGLRPGLAGFAKSLADEVGPRGIRVVGLLPARIDTDRVRELDGLSADPGATRVANESRIPLRRYGRPEEFGRTAAFLLSPAASYLTGVMLPVDGGMRHGF from the coding sequence ATGGATCTTGGACTGAAGGACCGCGTGTACGTCGTCACCGGAGCCACCCGTGGACTGGGCAACGCCGCCGCGCGCGAACTCGTCGCCGACGGCGCGAAGGTGGTCATCACGGGGCGGGACGAGAAGACGGTCGCGGAGGCCGCGGCCGAACTGGGCCCGGGGGCGGTGGGGGTGGCCGCGGACAACTCCGACCCGGAGGTCGCCCAGCGGCTCGTCGCGGCGGCCCGCGAGCACTTCGGGCGCTTCAACGGCATCCTCATCAGCGTGGGCGGCCCGGCGCCCGGGTTCGTCGCCGACAACACGGACGAGCAGTGGCAGGCCGCGTTCGACTCGGTGTTCCTGGGGGCGGTACGGCTGGCCCGCACGGCGGTCGCGGAGCTGGAGGCGGGCGGGGTCGTCGGGTTCGTGCTGTCCGGGTCGGTGCACGAGCCGATTCCGGGGCTGACCATCTCCAACGGCCTGCGGCCGGGGCTCGCCGGGTTCGCCAAGTCCCTCGCGGACGAGGTGGGGCCGCGGGGGATCCGGGTTGTGGGGTTGCTGCCGGCGCGCATCGACACGGATCGTGTGCGCGAGCTGGACGGGTTGTCGGCCGACCCGGGTGCGACCCGGGTCGCCAACGAGTCACGGATTCCGTTGCGGCGGTACGGGCGGCCGGAGGAGTTCGGGCGTACGGCGGCGTTTCTCCTTTCGCCCGCGGCAAGCTATCTGACGGGGGTCATGCTGCCTGTCGACGGAGGGATGCGGCATGGGTTCTGA
- the amaP gene encoding alkaline shock response membrane anchor protein AmaP: MPRIVNRVLLGLVGLALIVVGGSVLAMGLGSRWPTWWIHDDRHDVLLSDAERTRYHDAGWWWPTVLAVLALVVLLALWWLAAVLRRRRLTEVLVDTGDGEGALLRGRAMENAVAGEAARLEGVERAHVTLTGRRTAPEARVQLLLQPHAAPGEAVTRLTAEALANARDSAGLKSLPTEVDLRAVKHRAERVN; the protein is encoded by the coding sequence ATGCCACGCATCGTCAACCGTGTACTGCTGGGCCTCGTGGGCCTGGCCCTGATCGTCGTCGGCGGCTCGGTACTGGCCATGGGTCTGGGCAGCCGATGGCCGACGTGGTGGATCCACGACGACCGCCACGACGTACTGCTGAGCGACGCCGAACGGACCCGCTACCACGACGCCGGCTGGTGGTGGCCGACGGTGCTGGCCGTCCTGGCCCTCGTGGTCCTCCTGGCCCTGTGGTGGCTGGCCGCGGTACTCCGCCGACGCCGCCTCACCGAGGTCCTGGTCGACACGGGCGACGGCGAGGGCGCCCTCCTGCGAGGCCGGGCCATGGAGAACGCGGTGGCAGGAGAAGCGGCCCGCCTGGAAGGCGTGGAACGAGCCCATGTCACCCTGACGGGCCGACGCACAGCACCCGAGGCCCGAGTCCAGCTCCTTCTGCAGCCACACGCGGCACCGGGCGAGGCGGTGACCCGCCTCACGGCGGAGGCCCTGGCGAACGCCCGTGACTCGGCGGGCCTCAAGTCGCTGCCGACAGAGGTGGACCTGAGGGCCGTCAAGCACCGCGCGGAAAGGGTCAACTAG
- a CDS encoding DUF6286 domain-containing protein: MSEPQGFDGSGNTRRLPVLEKTDDADDKAIGTTGPGQSSSVHDPLPTLGDADNAPRGRRFWSARRVPAAVLALLLLLGAGAFLYDITAVRAHRPAMSWRRSLAGQLAERPLDDTWVLVGAALAVVLGAWLLVLAATPGLRGVLPMRRTHADVRAGLHRAAAAMVLRDRVMEVSGIQSVRVRMTRTRADVRAVSHFRELDDVRADLDAVLADGIRSLGLSRPPVLSVRVARPGRKG, translated from the coding sequence ATGAGCGAGCCCCAGGGCTTCGACGGCTCAGGGAACACCCGACGACTGCCAGTACTGGAGAAAACGGACGACGCGGACGACAAGGCGATCGGCACCACCGGACCGGGGCAGTCCTCGTCCGTCCACGACCCCCTGCCCACCCTCGGCGACGCGGACAACGCCCCCCGTGGCCGCCGCTTCTGGTCGGCGCGCCGGGTCCCCGCGGCCGTCCTCGCGCTGCTGCTCCTCCTCGGCGCGGGCGCGTTCCTCTACGACATCACCGCCGTACGCGCCCACCGCCCGGCGATGAGTTGGCGCAGGTCCCTCGCCGGACAGCTCGCGGAGCGCCCCCTCGACGACACCTGGGTCCTGGTCGGAGCCGCCCTCGCCGTGGTCCTCGGCGCCTGGCTGCTCGTCCTCGCCGCCACACCCGGCCTGCGCGGTGTTCTGCCGATGCGGCGCACCCACGCCGATGTCCGGGCCGGTCTGCACCGGGCCGCCGCCGCGATGGTGCTGCGCGACCGGGTCATGGAGGTGTCCGGCATTCAGTCGGTCCGGGTCCGGATGACCCGTACCAGGGCCGACGTCCGCGCGGTCTCCCACTTCCGCGAACTCGACGACGTACGGGCCGACCTGGACGCCGTGCTCGCCGACGGGATCAGGAGCCTGGGACTGTCCCGGCCGCCGGTCCTGTCGGTGCGTGTCGCCCGCCCCGGCCGGAAGGGGTGA
- a CDS encoding Asp23/Gls24 family envelope stress response protein, whose product MTDMTQRNRPERPENEGVDPLSAQPRKTNVTKRGGGDPAERGRTTIADGVVEKIAGLAARDVLGVHAMGSGLSRTFGAVRDRVPGGASKSVSRGVKAEVGEVQTALDLEIVVEYGVSIGDVARAVRENVIAAVERMTGLEVVEVNIAVTDVKLPDEEEEEAEPRLQ is encoded by the coding sequence ATGACCGACATGACCCAGCGGAACCGGCCCGAGCGGCCCGAGAACGAGGGCGTCGACCCGCTGTCCGCCCAGCCCCGGAAGACGAACGTCACCAAGCGCGGCGGTGGTGACCCGGCCGAACGGGGGCGCACCACGATCGCCGACGGAGTCGTCGAGAAGATCGCCGGGCTCGCCGCCCGTGACGTCCTCGGGGTGCACGCCATGGGCAGTGGTCTGTCCCGGACCTTCGGCGCGGTCCGCGACCGGGTGCCGGGCGGTGCCTCGAAGTCCGTGTCCCGCGGTGTGAAGGCCGAGGTCGGCGAGGTGCAGACGGCCCTCGATCTGGAGATCGTCGTGGAGTACGGCGTCTCGATCGGCGACGTCGCCCGGGCCGTGCGGGAGAACGTCATCGCGGCCGTCGAGCGGATGACCGGCCTTGAGGTCGTCGAGGTCAACATCGCGGTGACGGACGTCAAGCTGCCCGACGAAGAGGAAGAAGAAGCCGAGCCCCGGCTGCAGTGA
- a CDS encoding enoyl-CoA hydratase/isomerase family protein encodes MASFDQDVVGQGPEVPVLDKDGVRLTVDDAVATVTLTNPAKRNAQSPALWRALAEAGRLLPGTVRVVVLRAEGKSFSAGLDRQAFTPEGFDGEPSFIDLARSDDATLDGTIAGYQEGFTWWRRSDLVSIAVVQGHAVGAGFQLALACDLRVVADDVQFAMRETSLGLVPDLTGTHPLVGLVGYARALEICATGRFVQAEEAVNTGLANIAVPVERLDDAVRDLSAALLAAPRDALVETKALLRGVQGRTYDEQRTAERAAQARRLRDLAGVGD; translated from the coding sequence ATGGCTTCGTTCGACCAGGACGTCGTTGGTCAAGGTCCCGAAGTTCCCGTACTCGACAAGGACGGCGTACGGCTCACCGTCGACGACGCGGTCGCCACGGTGACGCTGACCAACCCGGCCAAGCGCAACGCGCAGAGCCCCGCTCTGTGGCGGGCGCTGGCCGAGGCGGGACGGCTGCTGCCGGGCACCGTGCGTGTCGTCGTGCTGCGCGCCGAGGGCAAGTCGTTCTCGGCCGGACTCGACCGACAGGCGTTCACGCCCGAGGGGTTCGACGGCGAGCCGTCGTTCATCGATCTCGCACGCAGCGACGACGCCACCCTGGACGGCACCATCGCCGGATACCAGGAGGGCTTCACCTGGTGGCGGCGCAGTGACCTCGTGTCCATCGCCGTTGTCCAGGGTCACGCCGTCGGCGCGGGCTTTCAGCTCGCGCTCGCCTGTGACCTGCGCGTCGTCGCCGACGACGTGCAGTTCGCCATGCGCGAGACCAGCCTGGGCCTCGTCCCCGACCTGACGGGCACCCATCCGCTCGTCGGCCTGGTCGGCTACGCCCGCGCGCTGGAGATCTGCGCGACCGGCCGCTTCGTCCAGGCCGAGGAGGCCGTGAACACGGGCCTCGCCAACATCGCCGTACCGGTCGAGCGGCTCGACGACGCCGTACGCGACCTGTCGGCCGCGCTGCTCGCCGCACCCCGCGACGCCCTGGTCGAGACGAAGGCGCTGCTGCGCGGTGTCCAGGGCCGGACGTACGACGAACAGCGCACCGCCGAACGTGCCGCCCAGGCGCGCCGCCTGCGGGACCTGGCGGGCGTCGGCGACTGA
- a CDS encoding helix-turn-helix domain-containing protein, translating into MAETLKKGSRVTGAARDKLAADLKKKYDSGASIRALAEETGRSYGFVHRMLSESGVTLRGRGGATRGKKAASA; encoded by the coding sequence GTGGCCGAGACTCTGAAGAAGGGCAGCCGGGTGACCGGCGCCGCGCGCGACAAGCTCGCGGCAGACCTGAAGAAGAAGTACGACTCCGGTGCGAGCATTCGAGCGCTGGCCGAAGAAACCGGTCGCTCGTATGGCTTCGTACACCGGATGCTCAGCGAGTCGGGCGTCACGCTCCGTGGCCGGGGCGGGGCGACACGGGGCAAGAAGGCCGCTTCGGCCTGA
- a CDS encoding ABC-F family ATP-binding cassette domain-containing protein — MISASGIELRAGARVLIESATFRITKGDRIGLVGRNGAGKTTLTKVLAGEGIPAAGQIARSGEVGYLPQDPRTGDLDVLASDRILSARGLDILIRKMRENEQRIANGSGATREKAMRQYERQETEFLTKGGYSAEAEAATIAAALNLPDRVLGQPLHTLSGGQRRRIELARILFSDADTLLLDEPTNHLDADSIVWLRDYLKTYRGGFIVISHDVELVETVVNKVFYLDANRAQIDVYNMGWKLYQQQREADEKRRKRERQNAEKKAAALNAQADKMRAKATKTVAAQNMAKRADRLLAGLDAVRVSDKVAKLRFPEPAPCGKTPLMAEGLSKSYGSLEIFTDVDLAIDKGSRVVILGLNGAGKTTLLRLLGGAEKPDTGEVIEGHGLKLGYYAQEHETLDPERSVLENMRSANPDLDLVEVRKTLGSFLFSGDDVDKPAGVLSGGEKTRLALATLVVSSANVLLLDEPTNNLDPASREEILGALRTYKGAVVLVTHDEGAVHALQPERIILLPDGVEDLWGADYADLVALA, encoded by the coding sequence GTGATCTCCGCTTCCGGTATCGAGCTGCGCGCCGGCGCCCGTGTCCTCATCGAGTCCGCCACCTTCCGTATCACCAAGGGCGACCGCATCGGCCTGGTCGGCCGCAACGGCGCCGGCAAGACGACCCTCACCAAGGTCCTCGCGGGCGAGGGCATCCCCGCGGCGGGCCAGATCGCCCGCTCCGGCGAGGTCGGCTACCTCCCCCAGGACCCCCGCACCGGCGACCTGGACGTGCTGGCGAGCGACCGCATCCTCTCCGCGCGCGGCCTGGACATCCTGATCCGCAAGATGCGCGAGAACGAGCAGCGCATCGCCAACGGCTCGGGCGCCACGCGCGAGAAGGCCATGCGGCAGTACGAGCGGCAGGAGACGGAGTTCCTCACCAAGGGCGGCTACTCCGCGGAGGCCGAGGCCGCCACCATCGCCGCCGCGCTCAACCTGCCCGACCGGGTGCTCGGCCAGCCCCTGCACACGCTCTCCGGTGGTCAGCGCCGCCGAATCGAGCTGGCCCGCATCCTGTTCTCTGACGCGGACACCCTGCTGCTCGACGAGCCGACCAACCACCTCGACGCGGACTCCATCGTCTGGCTGCGCGACTACCTGAAGACCTACCGCGGTGGCTTCATCGTGATCTCCCACGATGTCGAGCTGGTGGAGACGGTCGTCAACAAGGTGTTCTACCTCGACGCCAACCGGGCCCAGATCGACGTCTACAACATGGGCTGGAAGCTCTACCAGCAGCAGCGCGAGGCCGACGAGAAGCGCCGCAAGCGCGAGCGCCAGAACGCCGAGAAGAAGGCCGCCGCGCTGAACGCGCAGGCCGACAAGATGCGCGCCAAGGCCACCAAGACGGTCGCCGCGCAGAACATGGCCAAGCGCGCCGACCGGCTGCTCGCCGGGCTCGACGCGGTCCGGGTCTCCGACAAGGTCGCCAAGCTGCGCTTCCCCGAGCCCGCGCCCTGCGGCAAGACCCCGCTCATGGCGGAGGGCCTGTCGAAGTCGTACGGCTCCCTGGAGATCTTCACCGACGTCGACCTGGCCATCGACAAGGGGTCCAGGGTCGTCATCCTCGGCCTGAACGGCGCCGGCAAGACGACCCTCCTGCGCCTGCTCGGCGGCGCCGAGAAGCCCGACACCGGCGAGGTCATCGAGGGCCACGGCCTCAAGCTCGGCTACTACGCGCAGGAGCACGAGACCCTCGACCCCGAGCGCTCGGTCCTGGAGAACATGCGCTCCGCCAACCCCGACCTGGACCTGGTCGAGGTCCGCAAGACGCTCGGCTCGTTCCTGTTCTCCGGCGACGACGTCGACAAGCCCGCCGGTGTCCTCTCCGGTGGGGAGAAGACCCGCCTCGCGCTCGCGACCCTCGTGGTCTCCTCCGCGAACGTGCTCCTTCTCGACGAACCGACGAACAACCTCGACCCGGCCAGCCGCGAGGAGATCCTCGGCGCGCTGCGCACGTACAAGGGTGCCGTCGTCCTCGTCACCCACGACGAGGGCGCCGTACACGCGCTCCAGCCGGAGCGGATCATCCTGCTGCCGGACGGCGTCGAGGACCTGTGGGGAGCCGACTACGCGGACCTGGTGGCTCTCGCCTGA